A window from Betta splendens chromosome 1, fBetSpl5.4, whole genome shotgun sequence encodes these proteins:
- the nfil3-5 gene encoding nuclear factor, interleukin 3 regulated, member 5, translating to MESLSIHIPSTSNKNAMEVDNFSSYNGSLPSPGAEGGARVIRQAKGSKPTVTSRRKREFISDEKKDASYWEKRRKNNEAAKRSREKRRLNDMVLENRVMALNEENVRLKTELLQLKLRFGLISTASYMEKSQQISSSAAGGDGGSNGGCAGGNPSSAYLSSSGYSSASQVMLNSDSSETEQSSRGERHALSKYSPRGSVSDMSDGSSRDSPEPMGYSIKKEPQSMEMTRLDGSGIPSGISNGMPSGMINGGYHVNALATPHQQSSQLPESAMDYQHHQQQAQSHVEPSSPAPQATSAQRSVILYRSSSGCYPVESQRPEDQQPQQGRPPQHGQHAPAPKFSDCSATITEVAEKLERTKTLDSPQYDYSPGHESAEELQQQYSPAGQQQHGSHHRYRYEGPESGLDDAESHQNPFAPDLIHNTEEGKSSFTQHNGYLNTLDEEPPLLTYEGGPRADGFYQENSSTKDTSSSDGDPRSSDKEGSTDDESPSSSSSDISTYHQKAAGAAGANECQSEVKATALPHKLRLKYRALSNGAAGAQADGTGASMSPSPTLPQHPYLALPSNHISQAHGESRETETEYADEVKPQLSERPGSKKDGGKKASGSGRGGRNKRRE from the coding sequence ATGGAAAGTCTCAGTATACACATCCCATCCACCAGCAACAAGAATGCAATGGAGGTAGACAATTTTTCTTCCTATAATGGGAGCCTCCCGTCTCCTGGTGCTGAAGGTGGAGCGCGGGTCATCCGCCAGGCCAAAGGTAGCAAGCCTACGGTGACGTCCCGTCGCAAGCGAGAGTTCATTTCTGACGAGAAGAAGGACGCTTCGTACTGGGAGAAGCGGCGGAAGAACAACGAGGCGGCCAAGCGCTCGCGGGAAAAGCGCCGCCTCAACGACATGGTGCTGGAGAACCGCGTCATGGCGCTGAACGAGGAGAACGTGCGCCTCAagacggagctgctgcagctcaagctGCGCTTCGGCCTCATCAGCACCGCCTCGTACATGGAGAAGAGCCAGCAGATCTCCAGCAGCGCCGCGGGCGGCGACGGCGGCAGCAACGGCGGCTGCGCCGGCGGCAACCCGAGTAGCGCCTACCTCTCCAGCAGCGGCTACTCCAGCGCCTCGCAGGTGATGCTGAATTCGGACTCGTCCGAGACGGAGCAGTCGAGCCGCGGCGAGCGCCACGCGCTCTCCAAGTACTCCCCGCGCGGCTCTGTGTCCGACATGTCCGACGGCTCCTCCAGAGATAGTCCAGAACCAATGGGCTACAGCATAAAGAAGGAGCCCCAGAGTATGGAGATGACCAGGCTGGACGGCAGCGGGATTCCCAGTGGCATCTCTAATGGGATGCCCAGTGGCATGATCAATGGGGGTTACCATGTCAATGCCCTCGCTACCCCccaccagcagagcagccagttGCCTGAGAGTGCCATGGACTACCAGCACCACCAACAGCAGGCGCAGTCCCACGTGGAGCCCTCCAGCCCCGCTCCCCAGGCCACCTCTGCACAGAGGAGCGTCATCCTGTACCGCTCCAGCAGCGGCTGTTACCCCGTGGAGAGCCAGAGGCCGGAGGACCAGCAGCCCCAGCAGGGCAGGCCGCCGCAGCACGGCCAGCACGCCCCCGCCCCCAAGTTCTCCGACTGCTCAGCGACGATCACGGAGGTCGCCGAGAAGCTCGAACGGACGAAGACCCTGGACTCGCCGCAGTATGACTACAGTCCCGGCCACGAGTccgcagaggagctgcagcagcagtacagccCCGCTGGGCAACAGCAGCACGGCAGCCATCATCGCTACAGGTATGAGGGTCCGGAGAGCGGTCTTGACGATGCAGAGAGCCACCAGAACCCCTTTGCCCCCGACTTGATCCACAACACTGAGGAAGGCAAgtcctccttcacacagcacaaCGGCTACCTCAACACACTGGACGAAGAGCCCCCGCTGCTCACCTATGAGGGAGGCCCCAGAGCTGATGGCTTCTACCAGGAGAACTCCTCCACCAAAGACACTTCATCCAGTGATGGGGATCCTCGTAGCTCTGACAAGGAGGGCTCCACGGATGACGAGTCCccctcttcgtcctcctcagACATCAGCACCTACCACCAGAAGGCAGCAGGGGCTGCCGGCGCCAACGAGTGCCAGTCTGAGGTCAAGGCCACCGCCCTGCCGCACAAGCTGCGCCTCAAGTACAGAGCCCTGTCCAACGGCGCTGCAGGAGCACAGGCGGACGGCACAGGCGCCTCCATGTCCCCGTCCCCCACCCTGCCCCAGCATCCCTACCTAGCACTACCCAGCAACCACATCAGCCAGGCCCACGGCGAGAGCAGAGAGACTGAGACTGAGTACGCAGATGAGGTCAAACCTCAGCTGAGCGAGAGGCCGGGGTCTAAGAAGGACGGGGGGAAAAAGGCATCCGGCAGCGGGAGGGGCGGCCGCAACAAGAGGCGGGAGTAG
- the LOC114862188 gene encoding uncharacterized protein LOC114862188: protein MTAQTVGAVIQDMSGPSLPDQEGLESRPNGGAVSFTDEAVSILTSTSQLARTLLGRTFALKHKDNLTGVEARACSSCDEDKNNGARSKREFIPNEKKDEGYWDKRRKNNEAAKRSREKRRANDMVLERRVLGLLEENARLRAELLALKFRFGLVKDPSDVSILPLSGSFCTQPPAGTTHYYQPHGDGPQPYLSAQMAAGTQHIHPHPPQQGAAYGHRGVAPLSVHSVSEESGVSTSCSSDVGSPVFFEDALSDRGGPSPRGLLEEQQGYGSHVCPPEAPEAPCMNRQDSLEGVRSLPHKLRFKGPCGSGDGGDMCPSDARHCGPPVATVGPNIQMRNLQQVRCDSQSESQEACGGPGPQHHGCGYPTTPQTPRDPKYVAEDASLRSQLSCLTQEVAQLKRLFAQQLQSKTM, encoded by the coding sequence ATGACAGCTCAGACTGTAGGAGCAGTCATCCAGGACATGTCGGGGCCCTCGCTTCCCGACCAGGAGGGACTGGAGTCCAGGCCTAATGGTGGGGCCGTGTCCTTCACCGATGAGGCTGTGTCCATCCTGACGTCCACAAGCCAGCTGGCCCGAACCCTTCTGGGTCGCACCTTCgccctgaaacacaaagacaacctCACCGGCGTCGAAGCTagggcctgcagcagctgcgacGAGGACAAAAACAACGGCGCGCGCAGCAAGCGAGAGTTCATCCCCAACGAGAAGAAGGATGAGGGGTACTGGGACAAGCGGCGGAAAAACAACGAGGCGGCCAAACGCTCCAGGGAGAAGCGGCGGGCCAACGACATGGTGCTGGAGAGGCGGGTGCTGGGCCTGCTGGAGGAGAACGCCCGCCTGAGGGCAGAGCTGCTGGCCCTGAAGTTCCGCTTCGGCCTCGTCAAGGACCCGTCCGACGTGTCCATCCTGCCGCTGTCCGGGTCCTTCTGCACCCAGCCACCAGCCGGTACCACACACTACTACCAGCCTCACGGCGACGGGCCTCAGCCGTACCTCAGCGCGCAGATGGCTGCCGGCACCCAGCacatccacccccaccctccacaGCAGGGCGCCGCCTACGGACACAGGGGAGTGGCTCCGCTGTCTGTCCACAGTGTGTCCGAGGAGTCCGGCGTttccacttcctgcagctccgACGTGGGCAGCCCCGTGTTTTTCGAGGACGCGCTGAGCGACCGCGGCGGCCCGTCTCCCAGGGggctcctggaggagcagcagggctACGGCTCCCACGTCTGCCCGCCAGAGGCCCCCGAGGCCCCGTGCATGAACAGGCAGGACTCCCTGGAAGGCGTGAGGAGCCTCCCACACAAGCTGCGCTTCAAAGGCCCCTGTGGGAGCGGTGATGGAGGGGACATGTGTCCGTCTGATGCCAGACACTGTGGACCCCCCGTGGCCACAGTGGGACCCAACATCCAGATGCGgaacctgcagcaggtgaggtgtgacagccaatcagagagccAGGAGGCGTGCGGCGGGCCGGGCCCACAGCACCACGGCTGTGGGTATCCCACCACGCCGCAGACGCCCAGAGACCCCAAGTACGTGGCGGAGGACGCGAGTCTCCGGTCCCAGCTCAGCTGTCTGACTCAGGAAGTGGCTCAGCTAAAGAGGCTGtttgcacagcagctgcagtccaaGACGATGTAG